One window from the genome of Syntrophales bacterium encodes:
- a CDS encoding ABC transporter permease has translation MEYILGGIEEALKLILSLDRDVFSSVLLSLRVSATAILFSSLVGVPLGFLIGGSEFWGKKVLITIFNTLLALPTVVVGLLVYSFISRQGPLGPLGLLFTPNAMVIGQFILATPIIVALTISATQGVDTRVRLTAMTLGAGPLQTALTVLSEARFALMAAVIAGFGRVIAEVGCALMIGGNIKGYTRIITTAIALETSKGEFGFGLALGFILLIMAFSVNILFHYAQSKRG, from the coding sequence ATGGAATACATCCTGGGTGGCATAGAAGAGGCCTTGAAGTTAATCCTTTCCCTGGATAGAGATGTCTTCAGCTCAGTTCTTCTCTCTTTGAGGGTTTCTGCCACTGCCATCCTCTTTTCTTCCCTGGTAGGAGTTCCTCTGGGTTTTCTCATTGGAGGTAGCGAGTTTTGGGGCAAAAAAGTGCTCATCACCATATTTAATACTCTTTTGGCCCTTCCCACGGTAGTCGTAGGACTTCTGGTCTATTCCTTCATATCCCGTCAGGGTCCTTTGGGTCCTTTGGGGCTCCTTTTTACCCCTAACGCGATGGTGATTGGTCAGTTTATACTGGCTACACCCATAATCGTCGCACTAACCATATCCGCCACCCAGGGAGTAGACACAAGGGTGCGGCTTACTGCCATGACCCTTGGAGCCGGTCCCCTCCAGACTGCATTGACCGTCCTGTCGGAAGCAAGGTTTGCCCTGATGGCCGCTGTAATTGCCGGATTTGGCAGGGTAATCGCCGAAGTAGGCTGCGCCCTGATGATAGGAGGAAATATCAAGGGGTACACACGGATTATAACTACCGCCATAGCTTTGGAGACATCCAAGGGTGAGTTTGGATTTGGTCTCGCCCTGGGATTTATCCTTCTTATTATGGCCTTTT